One Carcharodon carcharias isolate sCarCar2 chromosome 22, sCarCar2.pri, whole genome shotgun sequence genomic window, CCATTGATCACTCTGCCAAGAAAATGGCAAAAGTCAGAATAGTCTTTCACTATTCAGTGCACAAGGTGCATTTCACTTATTGTAGCTGCCATAGTAAGTAATGTGGACAATTCAAAAATGTGTAATTTTATCAACAAAAAGAAATTCTGTCTTACCCTTTTTGACAGCCTTAGTAGCTTAATATGAAAAATTTGGTTTAGCTTCAATTGGGTAGCTGTCAAAGTGGGTGACTATACAAAGGCATTACTTTACAGCACATGGTAATTAAAGACCATGCAGTTTTTTCACAGGAAAATAATTATCATTGAACGTGTTCCAATCTTATATTGACAACTATAAAGGCACCCGGCAGCTCACATGAAGAGCACTAATACTCAGCAGAGGTTAACGGGGATGGAATTAGCGAGGGTTGCCTAACACATATTCCATGTCAATAGCAGTTTTGTCTGAAGTAATATGTTGCTTTTTGTTATTTCCATAATGATCcgttttgcatttttaaaatgtaatttatcAGTACAGCGTGACTGCAGTAGAATCTGTGGGCAGCCTATCTTAACTAGTATTATATGTGGTGACAGTATGCTATGAAATAACTGCCTATTCAATATTAATGTGTAACATGTGCCTAAAATAATAAAGAATactgtttttgaaaataaaatcGCCATACCTGTGCCTAATCCTTCCATTCCAGGAATGTCATCACCAAACCTGTGGGAGAGGCGGAAATGATATTTAGCAACTCATAAAAACTACTCTATGAGTCAAAAGCTTCCTTATATCAATAGGCACTGAGTTTCAACTGGCTACTTGACTGTGAATAGCATCACAGCTAAAACTGATTCTGTCCTCATCCAGTGTCCACCACATCTGTGCACTTTCCAGCAGGATTGACTGGATAGTGATTGGGGGTAGGAACTCTTGGCTGATTTTTCCTTGCCATTACTCCAATTGCCTTGAGGCAAAACTGTATTAGCTGATCTGCTGCCCTGGCCAAGATGAACTGTCTCAGCAGAGACTGGAGATATGAATTGGAATCTTCTCTACATTGTATTATTAGTAAACGTCAGGTTGTGCATTTATCCCTTGAACCATTGAGAATGGTTTGCAAATTGTATGGAGAAATTACAAGCTACAACTTGTGTTCTTCCACTCCATAGTGTTGTGCTCTACATTCTAGTCCAGCTGTACACTACTAGAAGGAATGCCAATATGTGCAAGTTTTATTGAGGGAATTCTTAGCATATTAGAATACGGTTTTCAGCATTTTGATTTAATCGGCTCCTTTTCTTATGCCCACACCGGCATTTGCACTGAAACACAGCTGCCTAATGTCAAAGCATCTATTCAAGAACTCGGGAGGTCTGTGGTCACAGTTGAAAGGGTGCTTGATTGGAAATGATTGTATATCTATCATACTTAGTGAAAAGCATCACCAGTCATAACTGTCAGTTAATGTTATTTATTTTGCAGGTGAGAATGTTGCAGAGTTGTTATTTCCTTTGAGAAAATCTAAATCACTGTTTTACAATGCATTTCACATCTTAGGCAGCATACCATATCTAAACTCAGTTTAGCTTTCATTCCATCTATATCCTCTACACAATGACTCTACTAATGCTACATCCTCTTTAGTTAATTTGCTTCTGTATTCTTTTTTCCTCTTACCCTTGTACTCCTTTCTTTGGCGGTTTGCTCTTAAACTGTCTTGTTTGCCTTTGCTTGAACTTTGGTGGTCCTTTCCTAGGAGTTGCTGGTCCTCCAGTTATCCTTGTGGCTGATTTAATTTCTCCCGCAGATTTTGGTGGTTCTAAAGAGAGAGCCATCTCTTGTGCTTTCAAGTTAGGTTGGATTTCCAGGGGGTTTGCTGCCATAATTATTGCTTTTGGTGCCACACTTCACTAGGGTACTATATTTCAAAAGAAACCAAAACCTTTGCCAGTTAATATAATGTGGTAAATATAGGGATGTTGCTTCACCTTTCCAAGATTATCAAACAATCAATGCGACCCTGCTTACGCTAATCTTAATCCCTGGTATGAGCCCCAAGGACAGGTACAATGAGATTAATTTTCAATAGTTCTGTTTGTAATAGGATTGTGTAAACTGGCGTGTAGCACGAAGAGAGGGAGATGGCAAAGGATTTAATATTGAGAGAATTAACCCTTTGCTCTTTCTTTCCCTTCAAATAAATTTTCAAGAGTAGCTAACGGAAGACAAATAGTGAAATCCGATGCCAGGGAGGATACCCCTGACTAAATAACTTGGCTGTAAATAATGTGTCACACAAGTAAATATTATAGAACATGCCAAAAGTACAATATAATGCTAGATTTTTGTAATTTATAATTATAAGTTGAGACTTCATTTATAAAACACACTATCCAATTGTGACTATCACAACTGCTTTTCGAAGTGCCAGTACAGCAGGCATGATGaggcgaatggcctcctcctatacTGTAagtttctctgattctgtgattggtgAAAATGTTCTGTAAAGTAATTCAAAAGGGCTGTGATCTTGATAGGACACATGTTCGGACACAAAGCTCATCTGTAATTTTTGTCGAAAAATGAAAAATTTTAGATTATACTGGGAACATTTTTAAAAGTCGTACCTTCAATAATTTTTCAACCATATGTAACACTCTTTTCTGAACACATTTACAACTAAACTATACCAACTATTTACCTGATTGAGTCTTTGTTGAATGGCATAGACTGAGAGTTATTGAAGCTCGATGACTGGATCAATATCATTTGTAGGGTGGAAAGGCTATGTCATTGTAATGAGATCCTTAGTTGCAATCACACACTGTTTACAGTTACTTTTGCCAAATTCTCCTTTTGGCTATTTGTCTGAATGTTTAGTTTTTTTCCCTTGTGACATATGTATTGGTGAGCGAGATGGTAATTATACATGAAAATTCAACTATTTTGATAAATTACTTAATGGTATTTTCTTTAACATTTATCAAAGTCTTTTAGAgaaacaattaaaaattaaaaatctagTTGCCAATGTGTCCTTTTGAACCAAAGTCCAAAACTGTTTGATTTCATGTAAATTATAGGACACGTAAATTGCCAAAGAGAAAACTAATTAAGTTAGGTAGTTTTTAAACTTTTGACTGTAACATTCTCGCTTAGAACAGTGTTGTTGTTTGCCAGTAAGACTAAGTGTACTGCAGCAGTAACCTTTTGAACCAAAGAATGTACTGAAATTGGGTTTCAAGGTCAAATCATCCTTAACATTCTAACGCTGCATTTTCATTAATTAGCTGAGTTAGAGTTTTGCTGATACAGGAGTACAGATCAGTAAGAAGCTTATTTACACAAATCCCTGACACATAGACACCTGTCCTTCGGTAGCTGAACTGGTCAAAGTTCCAGTTGTACCTTTCTTAAAGGTCCTCATCATCCATGAATATATTAATGCTTTACTTGCTTTACCTCATTTATGTAACTTTTACAAATGTTTAAGCCCTTCTCCTATGCATGCTTAATTTGAATCACTTCCAAATAATGACACCTTTATGTTTGTATCTCAGTATCATTTTGTATCTGTGTGACATTCTAGATGTGACCAATAAATTCAATCTGCTATATTGGAGAGTTTCTACATAATCACAGACAGATGGTGAAGAAATGAGTGGCTTAAGCACATTATTCCTTTGGTATACTTTCCCAAATCCATTTGAGATTATAATCTGCTTTATAAGATCTGTCTCTTACCCAATGGGAACCTGTTAAGTTTTGGAACAGTCCAGTCCAAATAGAAAAAAGACTAATTAACCCAGGAGCTGAGCACACTTCAATGCAGGACCACAGAA contains:
- the pde6gb gene encoding phosphodiesterase 6G, cGMP-specific, rod, gamma, paralog b; amino-acid sequence: MALSLEPPKSAGEIKSATRITGGPATPRKGPPKFKQRQTRQFKSKPPKKGVQGFGDDIPGMEGLGTDITVICPWEAFNHLELHELAQYGII